The genomic region AACCCTGTAACTCAAAATCCTCAAAAGTGAATGCAAACAGGTCCTTGACTTCCGGATTGATATGCATCACCGGCAGCGCTCTCGGCGCACGGCTCAGTTGCTCACGCGCCTGCTCCAAATGGTTGGAATACAAATGCGCATCGCCCAGCGTATGAACGAAATCGCCCGCTTTCAGCCCGCTTACCTGCGCAACCATCATCGTCAGCAAAGCATAACTGGCGATATTGAACGGCACACCCAGGAATATATCCGCACTGCGCTGATAAAGTTGACAACTCAATTTGCCATCGGCCACATAGAACTGGAAAAAAGCATGACAAGGCGCCAACGCCATGCGGTCAAGTTCGGCGACATTCCATGCGGAGACGATGATGCGACGCGAGTCCGGATTATGTTTTAAGTCATGCAATATCCGCGCAATCTGGTCGATATGGCCGCCATCCGGGGTAGGCCAGCTGCGCCATTGCTTGCCGTAAACCGGCCCCAGATCGCCATTCTCATCTGCCCACTCATCCCAGATAGTGACCCCGTTTTCCTTCAGGTAACGAATGTTGGTGTCACCCTGCAAAAACCACAGCAACTCATGGATGATTGAGCGCAAATGACACTTTTTGGTCGTCACCAGCGGGAATCCCTGGCTCAAATCGAAACGCATTT from Sulfuriferula sp. AH1 harbors:
- a CDS encoding thymidylate synthase, with the translated sequence MRQYLDLMRHVQQHGTVKSDRTGTGTVSVFGYQMRFDLSQGFPLVTTKKCHLRSIIHELLWFLQGDTNIRYLKENGVTIWDEWADENGDLGPVYGKQWRSWPTPDGGHIDQIARILHDLKHNPDSRRIIVSAWNVAELDRMALAPCHAFFQFYVADGKLSCQLYQRSADIFLGVPFNIASYALLTMMVAQVSGLKAGDFVHTLGDAHLYSNHLEQAREQLSRAPRALPVMHINPEVKDLFAFTFEDFELQGYDPHPTIKAPVAI